Part of the Paenibacillus terrae HPL-003 genome is shown below.
TGGCCGATCTGGCCAAAGCCTTTAACGTTACTCCAAAAGAAGGAATCTTAAACGTATAAATATAAGGCTATTGCAAAATAACCCGGTATGCCGAGAAACAATAGAAAACAGGACTCCTGTGCTGGTCGTGCATAAGGAGCCCTGTTTTCATTTCGATACCTATTTTTTTAATTCATGACGGTTACTTGGATTCGGATGTTTCACGAATGGCCCGATCCGTCAACTGGTTCAGGACAGCGTCCTCCATCGGCGGGTTATGCAGACCGAAGCGTACATTACGGTACATCAGTTGTAGTGGATGAGACAGCGAGAGGCTGTGTACCCCGACGATTTTCATCGCCAGATCCACTACAGACAAAGCTGTTTGCACAGCAAACACCTTAGCTGCGCCGAGATCCGGGTTAGCCTGCTCGGAAGTCACCGTGCAATTCGGCTGCCAACGTGCAGCTACGCCGTATAACAGATGCCGGGCGGCTGTCAGCTCCAGCTCGATCTGTCCGAGCTTTTGCCTGATATGCGGCAATTCGATAATCGGATGCGTCAAACTGTTCGGCTGATAGTTGGAAGCAAATTGAATCGCCTCCTGACGCGCAGCCAGTGCGATACCCAGATAGACAGCCGGAATATTGAGCAAAAAGAAGCCAGGCTTCGCGTTTTTGCGGGATGGCTGCCGCTGATGAACCCTTGCGTGCTCGGGAAGCTGTACATCCTTCAGCACAAGATCATGGCTGGCTGTCGCACGCATTCCTACCGTGTTCCAGGTTGGGTTAATGGACACCCCCAGTGCTTTCTTCGGAATCAGGAACTCCGATACGCCTCCGGTTTCAGTATCCGAGGCAGACACGATGAAGTAGTCCAGCGAGGTCGAAAGAGACGTGAACGCCTTGGTCCCGTTGAGGACAAAGCCCTGTTCTGTCCGCTCCGCCAAGGTCTGCGGCTTGCCTCCACGGGTTGGGCTTCCAGTGCCGATCTCCGAATCGGCGCGGTTCACCAGCGCTCCCTGTTCGACTACTTCACGGCATAACGCTGCGTAATATTCCTCCTGCCAAGGCCGATCCTCGGACAAGCCGAACATAATAATATGATGCCAGCCCAAAGCCAACGCCATCGCAGCGTCAACCTGAGCAATTCTTTC
Proteins encoded:
- a CDS encoding acyl-CoA dehydrogenase family protein, which encodes MSLLEYGFATTKEQLDKLKLIGTIVDRHHETARKADETNEINVSLLRDLKEIGYHTISVPCEYGGQGASLTEFLLYQERIAQVDAAMALALGWHHIIMFGLSEDRPWQEEYYAALCREVVEQGALVNRADSEIGTGSPTRGGKPQTLAERTEQGFVLNGTKAFTSLSTSLDYFIVSASDTETGGVSEFLIPKKALGVSINPTWNTVGMRATASHDLVLKDVQLPEHARVHQRQPSRKNAKPGFFLLNIPAVYLGIALAARQEAIQFASNYQPNSLTHPIIELPHIRQKLGQIELELTAARHLLYGVAARWQPNCTVTSEQANPDLGAAKVFAVQTALSVVDLAMKIVGVHSLSLSHPLQLMYRNVRFGLHNPPMEDAVLNQLTDRAIRETSESK